TAACTTACCCGCAATTGTCATAATTTTCGCTACTGCATTTTTCTTAACACTTGGCATAAAAGAATCAACAAGATTAAATTCCATTATGGTGTTCTTGAAAGTTGCAGTGATTTTACTATTTATTGGCGTTGGTATATTTTACGTCGAGCCAACAAACTGGCAGCCATTTCTACCATTTGGCGTAAGCGGCGTATTGGGTGGCGCAGCACTTGTATTCTTCGCTTACCTAGGATTTGATGCTGTTTCATCAGCAGCTGAAGAAGTAAAAAATCCTCAGCGGAATATGCCCATTGGAATAATTGGTTCACTATTAATATGTACGGTTCTTTATGTCGTTGTTTCACTAGTGCTAACAGGCATGGTGCCGTACTCACAGCTAAACGTCAGTGATCCTGTAAGCTATGTCATGCAGCTCGTTCATCAAGATTGGATTGCTGGTATCATTTCATTAGGTGCAGTTGTAGGAATGATGACAGTTATTCTTGTTATGTCCTATGGAGGGACACGCTTACTATATGCACTAGGTCGTGATGGTTTACTGCCAAAAAGCATGGCAGAGCTAAGTCCAAAATTCAAAACACCCGTGAAAAATACTTGGGTATTCGCAGTGCTCGTTGCTTTCTGTGCTGGTTTCGTTCCTTTGTCAAAGCTTACTGAGCTTGTTAATATGGGAACACTCGTAGCTTTCACAATCGTCTCAATTGGTGTCATTTATTTAAGAAAAAATAAAAACATTCCTTCAGGTGGTTTTAAAGTACCATTCTTCCCTGTGTTACCTATTTTGTCATTCTTCATGTGTTTATTTTTAATTTCACAGCTATCCGTACATACTTGGATTGCTTGCGGACTGTGGTTTATATTAGGCTTAATTATATACTTTGTATACGGGCTGAAGCATAGCACGATGAATTAGAGTGACAGGCACTCAAACAATTCTGAATTTTGTCTACTCATGTAGATTTCAGTGGGAACGCACGAAATGTAAGATGCAACAAGATCGCAAAAGCGTGAGTTGCCGGATAAGAATGCCCACGGAAGTGACAGGCACTCAAACAATTTTTTGTCCGATTACAACAAATAAAATCCGCTGAAAGTTCAGCGGATTTTTTCAATTTATAAGTCTTATCGAATTATTGCAACAATGTTTGTTCCTGTAGCTTTGCCGCAAAATATTTGCGCGCATCTGCGGTAAGAATTTGCAAATGCACTACCTCATCCTGCCGAGCAAACTCCACAAACATACCACTTAAGTTTTCATACACATATTTGATTTTAAAGCCATTATCTAAAAAGTCGTCAACCTTTTTTATTTCTTCCGTACTTTGTAAGAAATCTGACATACCCACACCCCTCTTTTGCTTTCTACTCAGCACCTTTTATTTCAAGTATTGGATCAGCTTGATCTGCTGTCTCAACGTCATCTGAACTTGCTGCCGGCTGAGACACTAATTCTTTACCAAAAAGTTCATCCAAGTTGTGACCAGCAGTTATTCCTAAATACTTTTCATCACTTGGATCCTCTATTTCAGCTTGTGGATACTTTTTGAACCACCAATACTTCGCTAACACATAGTAAACGAGCGCTCCTACACCGAATCCAACTAATGATGAATACGCAGAAAAAACATTTGCCACTGCACCACCGATAATCCAAGCGATTAAACCTGCTAAATTAAAGCCATTCAAATATTTGAATTGGCCATTTAACTCATACAAATCTTTTACGTTCACACGTCGTTTACGAATCAAATAATAATCTGCGAATAAAATACCGACTATTGCTGTTAATATACCGCCTATAATTAATAGCGCGTTCACTAAAACATCAAACAAGCTCCACGGCTGTGCAAGGATTCCGATAACCCCTGCAATGACAACGCCTACCCAGAACGGAACTTTTGGCCCGCCAATATTTGAAAATATAGTAGCTGCCGGTATTACATTTGCAGATGTATTCGTTGACCATTGTGCTAAAACGATCATTAATAAAAGTATCCCTAAAATAACGCCACTCGCGCTCTGTTGTAATGCGTTAATTGGATCAGCAGATGCGACAGCCATATAACAAACCGCTCCAATTGTAACGATAAACGTATTCGTAATAGGCATAACAATTAACGAACCGACTAGCTGCGTTTTGTTACGCTTAAACCAATTACGCTCATTTTTTGGTGCTTTAAAGAAGCGAGAAAGGGATGGCATATCGGCTGCTAATGTAGCCCAGAAGCCCATATTCGCCATAATAACAATCATAAATGCTGTAAAAGCCGCTACACCTGTAGTTGGCGTTTCAACCCAAGACCAAATATCTTTTCCTTGAGTCGTGGCAGCATCAGCTAATGTTATATACATCCAACAGGAAATCAATATTATAATCGGCGCCGCTAAATCTGCAAACCGCTCAATTGATTTAATACCTAATGAAGTATTAAATAACTGAAGGGCTGCAAAGACAAGAAAGCATAAAAACCAATTATTAAAATCAAATAGTAAATTTAAAATACCGTTAATAGCCATTGCTCCGAAATATGTGTTTATACCAAACCAACAGGCTGCTGTCACGCCTCGAACTAACGACGGTATATGTGTTCCAAACGTACCGAAAGGAGCACGCATATATACAGGAAAAGACAAGCCATGCTCTATCCCGATATCACCAATTAACGTCATAAAGACACCGATTAAACAAGAACCGATTAACGTAGCCAAAATTACCATAGGTAAAGGTAAACTAATAATAGCAGCACCGCCAATGGCAAAAGCCGCTAATACTATAGCCATTCCTATCCAAATAACTGCAAAACCGAATGTTCCAATATTTCTTTGTTGATGTGTCACTGGAAGTAAATCAGGGGATTTCAAATAATTCCCGTCATGTTCCATACATTTCGCTCCTTTTTATTAGATTATGCATCGGCATCCGTTAATCCCAATGATGGGTACAGTCGATATCGCTCATCATTTGTGACATGAGCCGCTAGCATGATTTTTCATTCAAGTAGTGAATCATTACCTGGCAAAGGATGACTGCCCTACTAAATGAAATTTTCCGTGACATCTACTTGAGGTTTCCTCCCTTTACAGGAAAGGGAGGTGGAATAACAGTTACTACTTAACAGTCGAACGTTTTATTTAGATAGACTACTCATAATTAATTGACGTTCATTCCAAGTCATTGGTGCAATAGCAGATTTTCTTTCAACCATTGTAATTGCGCCATCAACTGGACACACAATGGAGCATAAATTACAACCGACGCAATCCTCCTCACGAACCTTTAACATCGGCACTCCATTTTCTGTATATAAATCGATACATTGATGAGACGTATCTTCGCATGCAATATGGCACTTATTACAGTTAATACATACATCATTATTAATTTCAGCGACTATTTTATAATTTAAATCTAAATTGCCCCAGTCTGAATAGCGAGAAACAGAGCGGCCGACTAGGTCCATCACAGATGCAATTCCTTTATCATCTAAATAATTATTTAATCCATCAATCATATCTTCGACAATACTAAATCCGTGGTGCATCGCTGCTGTACATACTTGCACACCTGTTGCACCCATTAAAATAAACTCGGCGGCATCTTGCCAATTAGAAATACCACCTATACCCGATATCGGAACATTAATGTGAGGATTACGGGCGCACTCTGCTACCATATTTAATGCAATTGGCTTAACAGCTGGACCACAATAGCCGCCATGTGCTCCTTTACCAGCAACATGAGGCACAGTGTTCCATGTATCTAAATCGACACCTGCCAAGCTATTAATTGTATTAATCATACTAATAGCATCTGCCCCGCCTCTTGTCGCCGCTTCAGCCGTTACAGTTATATCCGTTATGTTAGGCGTTAACTTCACAATGACTGGTGTACGTGCTGCTTCTTTCACCCAATACGTTTGCTTTTCCACCAATTCAGGTACTTGACCAGAGGCGGAGCCCATTCCTCGTTCTGCCATCCCATGTGGACAACCAAAATTAAGCTCAAGTCCATCTACCCCCACATCTTCTACTCGTTTTACAATTTCATGCCACTTTTCCTGCTTCGGTTCTACCATAAGGGAAGCAATAATGGCATGGTCAGGGAACCTTTTTTTCGTTTCATAGATTTCTTTTAAGTTTACTTCTAATGGTCGATCTGTAATTAATTCAATATTATTGAAGCCAGCCACTCGTTGTCCGTTATAACTGACCGCTGCAAATCGTGAAGAAACATTTAAAATCGGTTCACCTAATGTTTTCCATACAGCACCACCCCACCCCGCTTCAAATGCACGTTGCACTTGATAGCCTGAGTTCGTTGGCGGTGCTGATGCAAGCCAAAATGGATTTGGTGATTTGATCCCCGCTAAATCAATTCGTAAATCTGCCATGTCACTTCCCCCCTTATGCAATCTCGCTTGGTTTTCTTAAACGCTCATGAATCTTATAAGCTGCATCTTTACCTTGCTGAACTGCTGTTACAACCATTGCCTCACCTTGTCCGTTTCCAAACACAACATCACCACATGCAAACACTTTTTTATTGGATGTTTGCATCGTCGTTTCATCAATATCGACAACCCCATGTGTATGCTGCAATCCAAAAGATTCAATTAATGATACGAAACGTGTTTGACCAATCGCTTTAATGACTGCATCGACGCTTATTATAAAGTTGGACCCAGCTATTTCTTCTGGTCTTTGTCGGCCATCTGCTCCTGGTGCACCTAGCTTCATTTTCGTGCATTCAATGCCAACAACTTCACCAGCTTCATTGCCGATAATTTTTTTCGGCGCAGTTAACCAGTTAAACTCCACACCATCTTGCTTGGCAAATTCAAATTCAAATTTGTAGGCAGTCATTTCTTTTTGAGTTCTTCTATAAAGAATTTTCACATTGTCTGCACCTAATCGCACAGCACAAGTAGCCCCATCAATTGCTGTATTACCAGCACCAATAACAGCTACGCGTTTCCCTACCATCTCAGTTGGAAGCGCTCCCACTTTTGTTTGCTTTACAAACTCAATTGCATCGTGGACGCCGACAAGTTCTTCTCCCTCGATCCCAAGATTCGGCACTGCTCCCATACCAACTGCTAAAATAACACTGTCAAATTGTTCTAAAATTTCATCTGCGGAAATATCAATCCCAACCCTAGTATTTGTTTGAATGTTTACACCAAGCTTCACAATTTGTTCAACTTCCCAATCAGCTACCTCATTTGGTAATCGGAATGACACGATGCCATAGCTTCCTAGCCCACCTGCTTTCGATTCAGCTTCATAGATTGTGACACTATAACCAAAACGACTAAGCTCACGTGCCGCAGAAAGACCCGCTGGACCAGCTCCAATAATAGCGACCTTTAGTCCATTACTTTCGCCTTTCTTAAATAGCTGTGCATTTGTCTCCATTGCCCAATCAGTAGCATAACGCTGTAGTTCACCAATTTTGATTGGCTTCGTTGAGGAATTTAATACACATGCCCCCTCACAGAGCTCCTCTGTTGGACAAACTCTTGCACAACTTGCACCAATTGGGTTTGCTTCTAATATAGTAGTAGCAGAGCCCTTCATATTACCTGATGCAATTTTTTTTATGAAATTTGGTATTTGAATACTCGTTGGACAAGCTTTAATACAAGGTGCGTCATAACAATAGAGACAACGATTTGCTTCTTCAATTGCTTCATTTTTTGTCATTCTGCTAGTTAACTCAACAAAATTACGTTTAAGTTGCTTCGTCATTTCATGTTCTTGAATCGGAACCATTTCCACATCCCCCTCATGTGTTCTTGATGTGACTCGCCATTGTTTAATAGCCGATTGTCTTGTTCTCCAGTCAAAACAATCGGCCATGCATTGCCTTTTATTCAATTATGTCTTATTTGATTTAGCCGGTGAGTGAACTTCACTAAATCGAAGAGCTATTTGCTATACTTTCCCCACTTATAAAATGGAAAATCTGCTGAAGCAAGTTATATTTTTATCGTTTCTGCAGCAGATGTTTTCAACTCTCGTTTTATAAAACGCCCACTACCTAATACACCGACAAATTCTTTTTCTTTAATAACGTATTCACCACGTACAAGGACAGAAATTGGTTCACCAGTAACTTCCCAGCCTTCATACGCGTTGTAATCGACATTCATATGATGTGTTTTAGCGGAAATTTCGCGTTTTACATCCGGATCGAAAATAACAATATCAGCATCTGAGCCAATTGCTATTGTCCCTTTTTGAGGGAATAGACCGAAGATTTTTGCTGCACTCGTCGAAATCATATCGACAAATTCATTAATTGATATTTTGCCCTTTGCGACACCTTCTGAATATAAGATGCTAAAGCGGTCTTCAATAAACGGTCCACCATTCGGAATTTTTGAAAAATCATTTAATCCTAATTGTTTTTTACCGTTAAAGCTAAATGAGCATTGATCAGATCCAATTGTTTGTAATTGCTTTGCTTTTAGCGCATTCCATAGATGCTCCTGATGATATTTCGGACGAAGTGGTGGTGACCAAACGTATTTCGCCCCTTCAAAGCCTGGTTGTGCTAATGCAGACTGATCTAAAGTTAAATAAGGTGGACATGTTTCTCCATACACGTCGTAGCCTTTTTCACGCGCTGATATAATTTCGTCTACCGCCTCTTTACAAGTAACATGAACAACATACAATGTTGCGCCTGCTAAATGAGCTAGTTCAATCGCACGTTTTGTCGCTTCACCTTCTAACTCTGCTGGACGAGTAAGAGCGTGGTAAATAGGCTCTTTATGTCCCGCTTTTCTCGCCTCTTCAACAAGCTCGTCGATTACAGAGCCATTTTCACAATGCACCATAACGGTAGCGCCAACATCTTTTGCAATTTTAAAAGCTTTAAAAAGCGTGCGATCTGTCGCTTGGAATTCTTTTGCATAAGCCATAAAGACCTTTACAGATGTAATCCCTTCTTGCTCTAATAATACCGGTAACTCCGCCTCTGTCTCTGGCGTTAAATCACCAATCATTAAGTGGAATCCATAATCAATCGCTGATTTCCCTTTTGCCTTTTCATGCCACTTGTCAACAGCTGTAGAAAGCTTCTTTTCACCAGCCGTTAAGCAAAAGTCTAAAATGGTTGTTGTGCCACCAAACGCCGCCGCAATCGTACCAGATTTCCAGTCATCATCTGTCACTGTATTGTTAAAAGGCATATCTAAATGTGTATGCGGATCAATCCCTCCTGGCATAACATATTTGCCTGTAGCATCAATGATTTCTGCGCCTTCTACGGATAAATTTTTGCCAATTTGTACAATCTTTCCATTTTCTATAAGAATATCTGCCTCGTACACATCTGAAGCAGTTGCTACTCGTCCACCTTGAATGATTTTTTTCATGCTATCCCTCACCTTTCGTGTCAATTCAAGTAAATTATGTTGAATCTATTCTAGTAGCCTGATAGTTTGCAAAATCACCATAAAAATTTAACTTGCACTTAGCACAGCTGAGTCCGTCATGGTCAAATGTACTTATCTATTAATATTCTAGTAAAATTAATTTAACGTATACGATGCCCCTATACTAAATTTCGTTTGCATTGTTAGTACCGTTTCAAGTAGTACATCTGCTCCTTTTGCGCAATCTTCAAACGATGTTTCCTCCTCCTCGCAATGACTCTTACCATGAATACTCGGTACAAAAATCATTGCTGAAGGAATCATATTAGCTATATATTGCGCATCATGTCCTGCACCACTAAACATTCGATGAGCGCTATAACCAAAGCGCTGGCATGACATTTCGATTTCATCACAAATTTGTGTATCAAACATTACCGTATCTCTACCCCAAAGTTTAACTGGCTGTATGCGGCAACCCATATCCTCTGTCGGTAAGGCATTCAAGATTTCTTCAACTCTTTGCATTACATCAGGCTTTTGATGACGCGAATCAATTGTAAATGTCACTTTATTTGGAATAACGGTATGAATATTAGGGAAAACATTCATTCGTCCAAACGTAAACACTAATTGTTCGTCAATTTCCCCAAGCTGTTCATATAAAGACAACATTGTTTTTGCTGCAACAATCATCGGATCTTTGCGCATTGACATAGGGGTCGTGCCAGCATGATTAGATTCACCTGTGATAGTAATTTCATAACATACCATTCCAAGTACACCTTGGACAACGCCAATTTCTAATTGCTTCGCTTCTAGTACTGGCCCTTGTTCAATATGGAGTTCGATATAAGCGAGTGCTTCTTTTAAACGATGCTGCGGGTAACCCTCATAACCACTAGCTTTTAATGCCTCTTGAAAGGACATGCCATTTTTATCAACCGACTGTAGCATTTTGTCCTTCTCAAATTTTGAAGCAATTACGCCTGAGCTCATCATCGCTGGATCAAAGCGAGCACCTTCTTCATTTGTAAAATTAACAATCATTAATGGTACATCTAGCTCTACATCGTTGTCCTTCAATGTTCTAATCGCTTCTAAAGCTGTTAAAACACCTAAAACACCATCAAACTTGCCACCCTTTTCAACAGAATCTAAATGTGATCCCATGACAATTGGAGGAACTTCTTTTTTTCCTGGTAGAAGGGCATAGATATTGGCCATATCATCCACCTTGATTTCCATACCTAATTCCTCGCAACACTTGCAAAAATAATCCCTAGCTAAAACATCCTCATTCGAAAGAGACAAACGTGTTACGCCACCGTTTATAGTAGCCCCAAACTGACTAAATTGTTCAATTGAATCTTGCAATCGTCTACTATTACATTTATACATATGCAAGTCCTCTCTTTCACAGTAGTTAATAAACATTCTAAATTAGATAAAATTTACGAGATATGGATATAAAACTAAAAAAATATGTGCATCTGCACATGATATATGGTAAGTTATGTTCATATTAAGGGGGGAAACTATGGGAACGATTCGCAAAATTGTGGAGGGAGTTCAATTCCCTATGCTGACATTAGTAGCTGGACAAAGTGGAGCACATCGCAGAGTTACCGGTATTAACGTAGTAGAAAGCATTGATTTAATTATGTTTTGCCGACCAAATGAACTAGTCGTCACTACAGGTATTAACTTATCACAGCAAGAAGATTCCTTAGAACAACTCGTTAAGTTAGCTTACGCAAAAAAAGTAGCAGGCTTTATTATTAACATAGGCCCTTATATTTCTGCTATTCCACAGTCGATCATTACTTTTGCTAACGAGCATGATTTCCCTGTTTTTCAAATGCCTTGGCATTGTCGAATAGCTGATTTATTAAAAACTACTTTTCAATTTATTGCGAACCATCATCAAGAGCATTCCATCGAAGAAAAGGTCCTTTATAATTTACTTTTTCACTATAAAAAACATATGGACACGACAAAAGAACAACTAGCGCAACTCGGATTCCCACAAGGTAGAGAGCTTGCCATCATCACTTGCTCAACGATAGGCTCCCAGTCTAGCATTGACAGATATGAGGTCATGGTCCAATTTGCATTTCAACATCGCTATAAACGGTTTTTAAAACTAAAGTATAAAAATCACCTCATTTTTTTAATTGATAGGGCACAAATCAATACACCGAACATCCCCTTCTCGAAAATTGTTGAAGAAATCTATGATAAAATTAAACAAAAAAATGGCACCCTCGATATGATTATCGGTAAAGGAAACTATCAAAAAGAGCACGAAAATATACGTAAAAGCTATGAAGAATCATTAACTGTAATCCAATTAGCTCAGCTTCATAACAACCGATTCCTATACAAATATAAAGATATTGGCGCCTATCAAATTATTATGGCCGTTCAAAACCAACCATTAATGCAATCCTTTAGCCAAGATATATTAGGTC
The genomic region above belongs to Lysinibacillus sp. FSL W8-0992 and contains:
- a CDS encoding APC family permease, with protein sequence MRNLLFRRKNIADLLKKDGTIQLKQSLGAFDLILLGVGAIVGTGIFILPGTVAATHAGPGIVFSFIIAAIVCALAGMCYSEFSSSVPVTGSAYTYGYIVFGEIVAWLVGWALLLEYGLAVAAVATGWSSYLSALLAGFQISMPTAISGSFNPSAGTYINLPAIVIIFATAFFLTLGIKESTRLNSIMVFLKVAVILLFIGVGIFYVEPTNWQPFLPFGVSGVLGGAALVFFAYLGFDAVSSAAEEVKNPQRNMPIGIIGSLLICTVLYVVVSLVLTGMVPYSQLNVSDPVSYVMQLVHQDWIAGIISLGAVVGMMTVILVMSYGGTRLLYALGRDGLLPKSMAELSPKFKTPVKNTWVFAVLVAFCAGFVPLSKLTELVNMGTLVAFTIVSIGVIYLRKNKNIPSGGFKVPFFPVLPILSFFMCLFLISQLSVHTWIACGLWFILGLIIYFVYGLKHSTMN
- a CDS encoding Zn-dependent hydrolase, with translation MYKCNSRRLQDSIEQFSQFGATINGGVTRLSLSNEDVLARDYFCKCCEELGMEIKVDDMANIYALLPGKKEVPPIVMGSHLDSVEKGGKFDGVLGVLTALEAIRTLKDNDVELDVPLMIVNFTNEEGARFDPAMMSSGVIASKFEKDKMLQSVDKNGMSFQEALKASGYEGYPQHRLKEALAYIELHIEQGPVLEAKQLEIGVVQGVLGMVCYEITITGESNHAGTTPMSMRKDPMIVAAKTMLSLYEQLGEIDEQLVFTFGRMNVFPNIHTVIPNKVTFTIDSRHQKPDVMQRVEEILNALPTEDMGCRIQPVKLWGRDTVMFDTQICDEIEMSCQRFGYSAHRMFSGAGHDAQYIANMIPSAMIFVPSIHGKSHCEEEETSFEDCAKGADVLLETVLTMQTKFSIGASYTLN
- a CDS encoding NAD(P)-dependent oxidoreductase, whose product is MVPIQEHEMTKQLKRNFVELTSRMTKNEAIEEANRCLYCYDAPCIKACPTSIQIPNFIKKIASGNMKGSATTILEANPIGASCARVCPTEELCEGACVLNSSTKPIKIGELQRYATDWAMETNAQLFKKGESNGLKVAIIGAGPAGLSAARELSRFGYSVTIYEAESKAGGLGSYGIVSFRLPNEVADWEVEQIVKLGVNIQTNTRVGIDISADEILEQFDSVILAVGMGAVPNLGIEGEELVGVHDAIEFVKQTKVGALPTEMVGKRVAVIGAGNTAIDGATCAVRLGADNVKILYRRTQKEMTAYKFEFEFAKQDGVEFNWLTAPKKIIGNEAGEVVGIECTKMKLGAPGADGRQRPEEIAGSNFIISVDAVIKAIGQTRFVSLIESFGLQHTHGVVDIDETTMQTSNKKVFACGDVVFGNGQGEAMVVTAVQQGKDAAYKIHERLRKPSEIA
- a CDS encoding NCS1 family transporter is translated as MEHDGNYLKSPDLLPVTHQQRNIGTFGFAVIWIGMAIVLAAFAIGGAAIISLPLPMVILATLIGSCLIGVFMTLIGDIGIEHGLSFPVYMRAPFGTFGTHIPSLVRGVTAACWFGINTYFGAMAINGILNLLFDFNNWFLCFLVFAALQLFNTSLGIKSIERFADLAAPIIILISCWMYITLADAATTQGKDIWSWVETPTTGVAAFTAFMIVIMANMGFWATLAADMPSLSRFFKAPKNERNWFKRNKTQLVGSLIVMPITNTFIVTIGAVCYMAVASADPINALQQSASGVILGILLLMIVLAQWSTNTSANVIPAATIFSNIGGPKVPFWVGVVIAGVIGILAQPWSLFDVLVNALLIIGGILTAIVGILFADYYLIRKRRVNVKDLYELNGQFKYLNGFNLAGLIAWIIGGAVANVFSAYSSLVGFGVGALVYYVLAKYWWFKKYPQAEIEDPSDEKYLGITAGHNLDELFGKELVSQPAASSDDVETADQADPILEIKGAE
- the hydA gene encoding dihydropyrimidinase, whose amino-acid sequence is MKKIIQGGRVATASDVYEADILIENGKIVQIGKNLSVEGAEIIDATGKYVMPGGIDPHTHLDMPFNNTVTDDDWKSGTIAAAFGGTTTILDFCLTAGEKKLSTAVDKWHEKAKGKSAIDYGFHLMIGDLTPETEAELPVLLEQEGITSVKVFMAYAKEFQATDRTLFKAFKIAKDVGATVMVHCENGSVIDELVEEARKAGHKEPIYHALTRPAELEGEATKRAIELAHLAGATLYVVHVTCKEAVDEIISAREKGYDVYGETCPPYLTLDQSALAQPGFEGAKYVWSPPLRPKYHQEHLWNALKAKQLQTIGSDQCSFSFNGKKQLGLNDFSKIPNGGPFIEDRFSILYSEGVAKGKISINEFVDMISTSAAKIFGLFPQKGTIAIGSDADIVIFDPDVKREISAKTHHMNVDYNAYEGWEVTGEPISVLVRGEYVIKEKEFVGVLGSGRFIKRELKTSAAETIKI
- the preA gene encoding NAD-dependent dihydropyrimidine dehydrogenase subunit PreA, translated to MADLRIDLAGIKSPNPFWLASAPPTNSGYQVQRAFEAGWGGAVWKTLGEPILNVSSRFAAVSYNGQRVAGFNNIELITDRPLEVNLKEIYETKKRFPDHAIIASLMVEPKQEKWHEIVKRVEDVGVDGLELNFGCPHGMAERGMGSASGQVPELVEKQTYWVKEAARTPVIVKLTPNITDITVTAEAATRGGADAISMINTINSLAGVDLDTWNTVPHVAGKGAHGGYCGPAVKPIALNMVAECARNPHINVPISGIGGISNWQDAAEFILMGATGVQVCTAAMHHGFSIVEDMIDGLNNYLDDKGIASVMDLVGRSVSRYSDWGNLDLNYKIVAEINNDVCINCNKCHIACEDTSHQCIDLYTENGVPMLKVREEDCVGCNLCSIVCPVDGAITMVERKSAIAPMTWNERQLIMSSLSK
- a CDS encoding PucR family transcriptional regulator, yielding MGTIRKIVEGVQFPMLTLVAGQSGAHRRVTGINVVESIDLIMFCRPNELVVTTGINLSQQEDSLEQLVKLAYAKKVAGFIINIGPYISAIPQSIITFANEHDFPVFQMPWHCRIADLLKTTFQFIANHHQEHSIEEKVLYNLLFHYKKHMDTTKEQLAQLGFPQGRELAIITCSTIGSQSSIDRYEVMVQFAFQHRYKRFLKLKYKNHLIFLIDRAQINTPNIPFSKIVEEIYDKIKQKNGTLDMIIGKGNYQKEHENIRKSYEESLTVIQLAQLHNNRFLYKYKDIGAYQIIMAVQNQPLMQSFSQDILGQLHRYDELHNTDYVAFLRIFLEENGSTSKISERQFIHRNTVLYKIKKIEVLLDMDLTNPFTKTNLYLAFLIEDVLTHH